A DNA window from Caulobacter mirabilis contains the following coding sequences:
- a CDS encoding flagellar hook assembly protein FlgD has translation MAEVSGSGSVIDKITGSRNRMANNTQTFLKLLTTQLKNQDPLSPMDSTQFTAQITQMTGVEQQLITNDLLSMLVGMNDGGLAGTVDLIGKTVTVATDKAPLADGKAKWTYDLDRNAAKVKYEVLNSAGQVIYTTTKPSVKGGTGNTFEWDGKTDKGVQLANGDLYTLRISATGSGGEKIGTTTHTTGIATSVESKNGQNMVTIGKIQVPVGDVISVKPTAA, from the coding sequence ATGGCAGAGGTTTCAGGATCTGGCTCCGTCATCGACAAGATCACCGGTTCACGCAACCGGATGGCGAACAACACCCAGACGTTCCTCAAGCTGCTGACCACGCAGCTGAAGAACCAGGATCCGCTGTCGCCGATGGATTCGACCCAGTTCACCGCCCAGATCACCCAGATGACGGGCGTGGAGCAGCAGCTGATCACCAATGATCTGCTGTCGATGCTGGTCGGCATGAACGACGGCGGCCTGGCCGGCACCGTCGACCTGATCGGCAAGACCGTCACGGTGGCCACCGACAAGGCCCCGCTGGCGGACGGCAAGGCCAAGTGGACCTACGACCTCGACCGCAACGCGGCCAAGGTGAAGTACGAGGTCCTGAACTCGGCCGGCCAGGTCATCTACACGACCACCAAGCCTTCGGTGAAGGGCGGAACCGGCAACACCTTCGAGTGGGACGGCAAGACCGACAAGGGCGTCCAGCTCGCCAACGGCGACCTCTACACGCTGAGGATCAGCGCCACCGGCTCGGGCGGCGAGAAGATCGGCACGACCACCCACACCACCGGCATCGCGACCTCCGTCGAATCCAAGAACGGCCAGAACATGGTGACCATCGGCAAGATCCAGGTCCCCGTCGGCGACGTCATTTCCGTCAAGCCCACCGCGGCCTGA
- the mnmA gene encoding tRNA 2-thiouridine(34) synthase MnmA: MNAHLPIADIADDVVRAAVGLPTGTRVVAAMSGGVDSTVTAALLAKAGYDVVGVTLQLYDHGAAIQKKGACCAGQDILDARQAAEAIGIPHYVLDYESRFKQQVIEDFADAYLRGETPIPCVRCNQTVKFRDLLDVARDLGAEAMATGHYVRREDGPNGPQLHRAADANRDQSYFLFATTREQLDFLRFPLGSLPKPAVRGMAAELDLSVADKPDSQDICFVPEGKYHTIIDRLRPQGAEAGDIVHMDGRTLGRHEGVTRYTIGQRRGLKVGGGTGEPLFVTKIDADRRQVIVGPREALLTRALTLKEDNWLGEEAAIAEAADAGRAVLARVRSTREPVPGRLTLIDGQIAVALDTPEESVAPGQACVLYAPEDPTRVLGGGFIETAVRAA, from the coding sequence ATGAACGCCCATCTGCCCATCGCGGACATCGCCGACGACGTCGTGCGCGCGGCCGTCGGACTGCCGACGGGGACACGCGTGGTCGCGGCCATGTCCGGCGGCGTCGACTCCACCGTAACCGCCGCCCTGCTGGCCAAGGCCGGCTATGATGTGGTGGGCGTGACGCTGCAGCTCTACGACCACGGCGCGGCGATCCAGAAGAAGGGCGCCTGCTGCGCCGGCCAGGACATCCTCGACGCCCGCCAGGCGGCGGAGGCGATCGGCATCCCGCACTACGTCCTCGACTACGAAAGCCGCTTCAAGCAGCAGGTCATCGAGGACTTCGCCGACGCCTATCTGCGCGGCGAGACGCCGATCCCCTGCGTGCGCTGCAATCAGACCGTCAAGTTCCGCGACCTGCTGGACGTCGCCCGTGACCTGGGCGCCGAAGCGATGGCGACCGGCCACTACGTCCGCCGCGAGGACGGTCCGAACGGCCCGCAGCTGCACCGCGCCGCCGACGCCAACCGCGACCAGAGCTATTTCCTGTTCGCGACCACGCGCGAACAGCTCGACTTCCTGCGCTTCCCCCTGGGCAGTCTGCCCAAGCCGGCGGTCCGCGGGATGGCGGCGGAGCTCGACCTGTCGGTGGCCGATAAGCCCGACAGCCAGGACATCTGCTTCGTTCCGGAAGGCAAGTATCACACGATCATCGACCGCCTGCGGCCCCAGGGCGCGGAGGCGGGCGACATCGTGCACATGGACGGCCGCACGCTGGGCCGCCACGAAGGCGTCACCCGCTACACCATCGGCCAACGCCGCGGCCTGAAAGTCGGCGGCGGCACGGGCGAGCCGCTGTTCGTGACCAAGATCGACGCCGACCGGCGCCAGGTGATCGTCGGCCCGCGCGAAGCGCTGCTGACCCGCGCCCTGACGCTGAAGGAAGACAACTGGCTGGGCGAAGAAGCCGCCATCGCCGAAGCGGCCGACGCCGGCCGCGCGGTGCTGGCGCGCGTGCGCTCGACCCGCGAGCCGGTCCCCGGCCGCCTGACTCTGATCGATGGCCAGATCGCCGTGGCGCTGGACACGCCGGAAGAAAGCGTCGCCCCGGGCCAGGCCTGCGTGCTCTACGCGCCGGAAGACCCGACCCGCGTCCTCGGCGGCGGCTTCATCGAAACGGCGGTGCGGGCGGCGTAG
- a CDS encoding flagellar hook-length control protein FliK, which yields MTAFASTLLAALPGVAQPGKTGTDGADGGLGGVFDALLANLSAGLATTPDGAKAGGAGGEGEGAATDQQAGASAGLVEQALAAAMVLPLAQTAVQSPALAEGGGDAAPGVAPMASPVPIPALVAETGAEAGPSEPSPHQDAAAAAASLATGIETPAAPTAAVMPEPSADPIAAPPSSEAVSVESKAAAVKPSQPEAAPQTPTATPIAAPTVQAQAAAVARPAAGPKPAEPKVVEAAPTPEAPASAGDEAPAPSRASAATDVRPAAAPQTGASPQTAAMMTAPAAAKAPAAKTAPEAIPAAAIAVAAVAVEAEAEGPVQADAVRVGTTAAATPAAAQAATPAAAVVVAEARPTPRAASTKAERAAVAASANPTAAATRADALPIGFAATQAADAADEGLVDAVVAPALAEASPDAPPPADADQPLPPAPADIRAGGQAVGAHAAAMTQPGAHASAETVAKLSADIARKLEAQSSKFELQLDPMGLGKVDVSVEIAADGRLTAALTFESNQAAAELRGRSGELRAALERAGFDVSDNSLSFDFSGQGQGFGGRETGEQPQRAFSARAFQTAQAGLDEADALAAVASTRSRAAAGGVDIRI from the coding sequence ATGACCGCGTTCGCGTCGACCCTTCTTGCCGCCCTGCCGGGCGTCGCCCAGCCCGGGAAGACCGGGACGGACGGCGCGGACGGCGGCCTGGGCGGCGTGTTCGACGCTTTGCTGGCCAATCTGAGCGCCGGCCTGGCGACGACGCCGGACGGCGCGAAGGCCGGCGGCGCGGGAGGCGAGGGCGAAGGCGCCGCGACGGATCAGCAGGCGGGGGCCTCGGCCGGTCTCGTTGAGCAGGCTCTGGCTGCGGCCATGGTCCTTCCGCTTGCCCAGACCGCGGTCCAGTCCCCGGCGCTGGCCGAGGGTGGCGGGGACGCGGCGCCAGGCGTCGCGCCCATGGCTTCGCCGGTTCCGATCCCGGCGCTGGTCGCCGAGACTGGCGCCGAGGCTGGGCCTTCCGAGCCGTCGCCGCATCAGGACGCCGCGGCGGCCGCCGCCTCTCTAGCGACTGGGATTGAGACTCCTGCGGCGCCCACGGCGGCCGTCATGCCCGAGCCGTCGGCCGATCCGATCGCCGCACCGCCGTCGAGCGAGGCCGTGTCGGTCGAGTCCAAGGCCGCCGCCGTCAAACCGTCCCAGCCCGAGGCTGCGCCGCAGACTCCGACGGCCACGCCTATCGCCGCGCCGACGGTTCAGGCCCAGGCCGCCGCGGTCGCGCGGCCGGCCGCCGGCCCCAAGCCCGCCGAGCCGAAGGTTGTCGAAGCCGCGCCGACGCCGGAGGCGCCGGCTTCGGCGGGGGATGAAGCGCCTGCGCCGTCGCGCGCCTCCGCCGCGACGGACGTCCGCCCGGCGGCGGCTCCGCAGACAGGAGCTTCGCCACAGACCGCCGCGATGATGACCGCGCCTGCCGCTGCGAAGGCGCCGGCCGCCAAGACCGCGCCTGAAGCGATCCCCGCGGCCGCCATCGCGGTCGCCGCCGTCGCGGTCGAGGCGGAAGCCGAAGGTCCGGTCCAGGCCGACGCCGTCCGCGTCGGAACGACCGCCGCTGCGACTCCTGCCGCCGCCCAGGCGGCGACTCCTGCGGCGGCGGTTGTCGTCGCCGAAGCCCGTCCGACCCCGCGCGCGGCTTCGACGAAGGCCGAGCGCGCCGCCGTGGCGGCGTCAGCGAACCCGACCGCCGCGGCGACGCGCGCGGACGCCCTTCCGATCGGCTTCGCCGCGACCCAGGCCGCCGATGCGGCGGACGAAGGCCTGGTCGACGCCGTTGTCGCGCCGGCCCTGGCCGAGGCTTCGCCGGACGCGCCGCCGCCGGCCGATGCGGATCAGCCGCTGCCGCCCGCGCCCGCCGACATCCGCGCTGGAGGCCAGGCCGTGGGCGCGCACGCCGCGGCGATGACCCAGCCCGGCGCCCACGCCTCCGCCGAGACGGTGGCCAAGCTGTCGGCCGACATCGCCCGCAAGCTTGAGGCCCAGTCCTCGAAGTTCGAGCTGCAGCTCGACCCGATGGGTCTGGGCAAGGTCGACGTCAGCGTCGAGATCGCGGCCGACGGCCGGCTGACCGCCGCGCTGACCTTCGAGTCGAACCAGGCCGCCGCCGAGCTGCGCGGCCGGTCGGGCGAACTGCGGGCGGCCCTGGAGCGCGCCGGCTTCGACGTCTCCGACAACAGCTTGAGTTTCGACTTCTCGGGTCAGGGGCAGGGCTTCGGCGGTCGCGAGACCGGCGAACAGCCGCAGCGCGCCTTCTCCGCCCGCGCCTTCCAGACCGCCCAAGCCGGCCTCGACGAGGCCGACGCCCTGGCGGCCGTTGCTTCCACCCGTTCGCGCGCCGCCGCCGGCGGCGTCGATATCCGTATCTGA
- a CDS encoding metal/formaldehyde-sensitive transcriptional repressor: MAHTKTNADALLKRVRRIAGQVAAIERAIEGDADCAQTLHLVAATRGALNGLLDEIVEDHIREHVARPSLSDAERAVGAEQVIEAFRRYSK, encoded by the coding sequence ATGGCTCACACGAAAACGAACGCCGACGCCCTGCTCAAGCGGGTCCGCCGCATCGCCGGCCAGGTCGCCGCCATCGAGCGGGCGATCGAAGGCGACGCCGACTGCGCCCAGACCCTGCACCTGGTCGCCGCCACGCGCGGCGCGCTGAACGGCCTGCTCGACGAGATCGTCGAGGACCACATCCGCGAGCATGTCGCCAGGCCAAGCCTTTCCGACGCCGAGCGCGCCGTGGGCGCGGAACAGGTGATCGAGGCCTTCCGCCGCTATTCGAAATAG
- a CDS encoding MarR family winged helix-turn-helix transcriptional regulator — translation MILDLLRLNSLLLGAGDRLVGHLGLTSARWQVMGAVAAAERPQPVAWLARDLGAHRQNVQRLVNDLEREGLVAFEANPHHRRAQLVVLTDKGRRAYDDAMRLQAPWMNGLSEGLALEDVAAVRRVTTLLRERLEGAEG, via the coding sequence TTGATCCTCGATCTGCTCAGGCTGAACAGCCTCTTGCTCGGCGCGGGGGATCGGCTGGTCGGGCATCTGGGGCTGACCAGCGCCCGCTGGCAGGTGATGGGCGCCGTCGCCGCCGCGGAGCGTCCGCAGCCCGTAGCCTGGCTCGCGCGGGATCTCGGCGCGCATCGGCAGAACGTGCAGCGTCTGGTCAACGATCTGGAGCGGGAGGGTCTGGTCGCGTTCGAGGCCAATCCCCATCACCGTCGGGCCCAGCTGGTCGTGCTGACCGACAAGGGCCGGCGCGCCTACGACGACGCCATGCGGCTGCAGGCGCCCTGGATGAATGGCCTGTCCGAAGGCCTGGCGCTGGAAGACGTGGCCGCCGTCCGCCGCGTTACGACGCTGCTGCGCGAGCGACTAGAGGGGGCGGAAGGGTAG
- a CDS encoding antibiotic biosynthesis monooxygenase family protein, producing MPELRPLDPSFPIQRQLALEASPVVLVNLLTLDKADEAAFLEAWRGDAAFMKAQPGFISTQLHRALGDSPTYLNYAVWESTEAFRTAFGQPAFQARIAEYPASAVASPHLFQRVAAPGICVA from the coding sequence ATGCCCGAGCTTCGCCCCCTCGACCCGTCGTTTCCCATTCAGCGCCAGCTGGCCCTCGAAGCCTCGCCGGTCGTGCTGGTCAACCTCCTCACGCTCGACAAGGCCGACGAGGCCGCCTTCCTGGAGGCCTGGCGCGGCGACGCCGCCTTCATGAAAGCCCAGCCCGGCTTCATCTCCACCCAACTCCATCGTGCGCTGGGGGACAGTCCGACCTATCTCAACTACGCGGTCTGGGAGAGCACCGAGGCCTTCCGGACGGCCTTCGGCCAGCCGGCGTTCCAGGCCCGGATCGCCGAGTATCCGGCCTCCGCCGTCGCCTCGCCCCACCTGTTCCAGCGGGTGGCGGCGCCCGGCATCTGCGTCGCCTAG
- a CDS encoding PadR family transcriptional regulator translates to MVERNDIGLTELRRGVLVLATLSRLRAPQYGYSLKQALAEGGMPVEEGTLYPLLRRLESQGLLVSHWNTEHAPPRRYYQLSPEGERTLAALTAAWRDQVRVMDGFLSEGTAR, encoded by the coding sequence ATGGTAGAACGGAACGACATCGGGCTGACGGAGCTGCGGCGGGGCGTGCTGGTCCTGGCGACGCTCTCGCGGCTGCGCGCGCCGCAGTACGGCTACTCGCTGAAGCAGGCGCTGGCCGAGGGCGGCATGCCGGTCGAGGAAGGAACGCTCTATCCCCTGCTCCGCCGGCTGGAGAGCCAGGGGCTGCTGGTCAGTCACTGGAACACCGAGCATGCACCGCCGCGCCGCTACTATCAGCTCAGCCCGGAAGGCGAGCGGACGCTCGCCGCGCTGACCGCCGCCTGGCGCGATCAGGTGCGGGTGATGGACGGATTTCTGAGCGAAGGGACGGCGCGATGA
- a CDS encoding GNAT family N-acetyltransferase produces MSDGRLSIAVNSDLGSARRVMILEDADGNARVAMTPAVAERLGVERAEGVSLDVLRRSLSEAGVPLHDPDFVFYLPDAPPPVRPIDPRSAPRRLAESDRGAFDAFQTEASEQDLEDSYVELDHWAVFGCFEGDRLVSAASAYPWGEAALADLGVLTLPDARGRGHARALVQSIGQFAREQGYELQYRCQVDNAASVALAKASGLVLLGRWEVISPDAPDDAGAS; encoded by the coding sequence GTGAGCGACGGCCGGCTCTCGATTGCGGTGAATTCCGATCTCGGAAGCGCGCGTCGCGTCATGATCCTCGAAGACGCCGACGGCAACGCGCGCGTCGCCATGACGCCGGCGGTGGCGGAACGCCTGGGCGTCGAAAGGGCCGAGGGCGTCTCCCTGGACGTCCTCAGAAGAAGCCTGTCGGAGGCCGGCGTGCCCCTGCACGACCCCGACTTCGTCTTCTATCTACCTGATGCTCCACCGCCGGTTCGGCCGATTGACCCGCGGAGCGCGCCTCGGCGGCTCGCCGAATCCGACCGCGGGGCCTTCGACGCCTTTCAGACCGAGGCGTCTGAACAGGACCTTGAGGACTCCTACGTCGAACTCGACCACTGGGCGGTGTTCGGATGCTTCGAGGGAGACCGGCTGGTCAGCGCGGCCAGCGCCTATCCCTGGGGCGAGGCGGCTCTGGCGGACCTCGGCGTGCTGACGCTTCCGGACGCGCGGGGGCGGGGCCATGCGCGCGCGCTCGTTCAGTCGATCGGCCAATTCGCCCGTGAGCAGGGGTATGAGCTCCAGTACCGCTGCCAGGTGGACAACGCGGCGTCGGTCGCCCTGGCGAAGGCGTCCGGTCTGGTGCTCCTCGGTAGGTGGGAAGTGATCAGTCCAGACGCGCCGGACGACGCCGGGGCGAGCTGA
- the dmeF gene encoding CDF family Co(II)/Ni(II) efflux transporter DmeF, which translates to MTTPSDIDAFAHDHVFLGAQHDRNARRTLWVVALTAAMMVVEIAAGYWSGSMALLADGFHMATHAGALGIAAIAYAYARRHATNKRYSFGTGKVGDLAGFASALILGLIALGIGLESVRRLFEPTTVAFGEATIVAAVGLVVNLASALLLSGGGHHHGYGHDHHHDHDHHHHDGHDNNLRSAYMHVLADALTSVLAIVALLAGWLLGWTWLDPAMGIVGAIVIGRWSWSLMRDTAAILLDQTDDHVAEEVRDLVETPGDARVTDLHVWRVGPQAHAAIVSVIGAVDCNEVRKRLQPVHELAHLTVEVR; encoded by the coding sequence ATGACGACGCCCAGCGACATCGACGCCTTCGCCCATGATCACGTCTTCCTGGGCGCACAGCACGACCGCAACGCCCGGCGCACCCTGTGGGTGGTCGCGCTCACGGCCGCCATGATGGTCGTGGAGATCGCGGCCGGCTACTGGTCCGGCTCGATGGCGCTGTTGGCCGACGGCTTCCATATGGCGACCCACGCCGGCGCGCTGGGCATAGCCGCCATCGCCTATGCCTACGCCCGCCGCCACGCGACAAACAAACGGTACAGCTTCGGCACCGGCAAGGTCGGCGACCTGGCCGGCTTCGCCTCGGCCCTGATCCTGGGCCTGATCGCGCTGGGCATCGGCCTGGAATCCGTGCGCCGCCTGTTCGAGCCGACGACGGTGGCCTTCGGCGAGGCGACGATTGTCGCGGCCGTGGGCCTCGTCGTGAACCTGGCCAGCGCCCTGCTGCTATCGGGCGGGGGGCATCATCATGGATACGGCCACGACCATCACCATGATCACGACCATCACCATCACGACGGTCACGACAACAACCTGCGCTCGGCCTACATGCACGTCCTGGCCGACGCCCTGACCTCGGTGCTGGCCATCGTGGCGCTGCTGGCCGGCTGGCTCCTCGGCTGGACCTGGCTGGACCCCGCCATGGGGATCGTCGGCGCGATCGTGATCGGGCGCTGGTCCTGGAGCCTGATGCGCGACACGGCGGCCATCCTGCTCGACCAGACCGACGATCATGTCGCCGAGGAGGTTCGCGACCTGGTTGAGACGCCCGGCGACGCCCGAGTCACCGACCTTCACGTCTGGCGGGTCGGCCCTCAGGCTCACGCCGCCATCGTCAGCGTCATCGGCGCCGTCGATTGCAACGAGGTGCGCAAACGCCTGCAGCCGGTCCACGAGCTGGCGCACCTCACCGTCGAAGTGCGCTGA
- the flgK gene encoding flagellar hook-associated protein FlgK, which yields MSLSAIMSAANSGLNAAQTGLRAVSDNIANVNTPGYVRKLVDQRPLVSAGMGVGVDIAQIRRAADQFLQRAALTARASSAEANVVSQNMDRVQALFGDPSGKSSFFSRLDDIYTAFSAAANDPSSAIRRDQAIDGVSDFLSEAKRIGASLKDLQTEADSRISANIERVNQLLGQIEGLNGDISRAKIQGGDATGSENIQSQLIDELSGLMDVNVSQRGNGGVVIRASDGAALAGAGGAAKLSYVRKEGVSGEIAVTLPGSSQAQTIMGKITGGEIRGLMDLRDKELPAISEQLSEFVTRAVDELNRAHNASSPVPAPNKLTGRNTGLDLSTAVGGFTGKTTVAVLDANGMITRQVEIDFDAGTMSVGGVPGSTPFTPASFLGTLNTALGGQATASFANGALSLTGAAGRGVAISDDATTPAQKAGKGFSHFFGLNDLVTSKGFTNYETGLKPTDAHGFTAGQTISLRIADGTGSRIRDVSVAVPAGGTMQDLLDALNSPTGGVGLYGQYSLDADGALSFKASGGNGASISVVQDNTVHGGPGGPSMSQLFGIGAAQRSGRINTLEVRTDIAANPASLGLAKLDLAQAAAGKPALAVGDGRGAILLSKAGETMAKFDAVGGTAAASMTVSRYASEFAGSIGRKSDAAASREEIAKSVATEANARRTSAEAVNLDQELISMTTYQQAFAASARLVQASKDMYDVLLAMTGN from the coding sequence ATGAGCCTCAGCGCGATCATGTCGGCGGCGAACAGCGGCTTGAACGCCGCCCAGACCGGCCTGCGGGCCGTCTCGGACAACATCGCCAACGTCAACACCCCAGGCTACGTCCGCAAGCTTGTGGATCAGCGGCCGCTGGTGTCGGCGGGCATGGGCGTCGGGGTGGACATCGCCCAGATCCGGCGGGCCGCCGATCAGTTCCTGCAGCGCGCGGCCCTGACGGCGCGAGCGAGCTCGGCCGAGGCCAACGTCGTCTCGCAGAACATGGACCGGGTCCAGGCGCTATTCGGCGACCCCAGCGGCAAGAGCTCGTTCTTCAGCCGGCTGGACGACATCTACACCGCCTTCTCGGCCGCCGCGAACGACCCGTCGTCCGCGATCCGGCGTGACCAGGCGATCGACGGCGTCAGCGACTTCCTCAGCGAGGCCAAGCGCATCGGCGCCTCGCTGAAGGATCTGCAGACCGAGGCCGATAGCCGGATCAGCGCCAACATCGAGCGCGTCAACCAGCTGCTCGGGCAGATCGAGGGCCTGAACGGCGACATCAGCCGCGCCAAGATCCAGGGCGGAGACGCTACGGGTTCCGAGAATATCCAGAGCCAGCTCATCGACGAGCTCTCCGGCCTGATGGACGTCAACGTCAGCCAGCGGGGCAACGGCGGGGTCGTCATTCGTGCGTCCGACGGCGCCGCGCTGGCCGGGGCCGGCGGCGCCGCCAAGCTCTCCTACGTACGCAAGGAAGGCGTCTCGGGCGAGATCGCGGTCACCCTGCCCGGCTCCAGCCAGGCCCAGACCATCATGGGCAAGATCACCGGCGGCGAGATCCGCGGTCTGATGGACCTGCGCGACAAGGAACTGCCGGCGATCAGCGAGCAGCTGTCGGAGTTCGTCACCCGCGCGGTCGACGAGCTGAACCGCGCCCATAACGCCTCTTCGCCGGTGCCGGCGCCCAACAAGCTGACCGGACGCAACACCGGCCTCGATCTGTCGACCGCGGTCGGCGGCTTCACCGGCAAGACCACCGTGGCGGTTCTCGACGCCAACGGCATGATCACCCGCCAGGTCGAGATCGACTTCGACGCCGGCACGATGTCCGTCGGCGGCGTTCCCGGCTCGACGCCGTTCACGCCGGCCAGCTTCCTAGGCACGCTGAACACCGCCCTGGGCGGCCAGGCGACCGCCTCCTTCGCCAACGGCGCGCTGAGCCTGACCGGCGCGGCCGGCCGCGGCGTGGCGATCAGCGACGATGCGACGACGCCGGCCCAGAAGGCCGGCAAGGGCTTCTCGCACTTCTTCGGCCTCAACGATCTCGTCACCTCGAAGGGCTTCACCAACTACGAGACCGGGCTGAAGCCGACCGACGCGCACGGCTTCACGGCGGGCCAGACGATCAGCTTGCGCATCGCCGACGGGACCGGCTCCCGGATCCGCGACGTCAGCGTCGCCGTGCCGGCCGGCGGCACGATGCAGGACCTGCTCGACGCCCTGAACTCGCCGACCGGCGGGGTCGGCCTGTACGGACAGTACAGCCTCGACGCCGACGGCGCCTTGAGCTTCAAGGCCAGCGGCGGCAACGGCGCCTCGATCTCGGTGGTGCAGGACAACACCGTGCACGGGGGTCCGGGCGGCCCGTCGATGTCGCAGCTGTTCGGGATCGGCGCCGCGCAGCGCTCCGGCCGGATCAACACGCTGGAAGTTCGGACCGACATCGCCGCCAACCCGGCCAGCCTCGGCCTGGCCAAGCTCGACCTGGCCCAGGCGGCGGCAGGCAAGCCGGCCCTGGCGGTCGGCGACGGCCGCGGCGCGATCCTGCTGTCGAAGGCCGGCGAGACCATGGCCAAGTTCGACGCCGTGGGCGGGACCGCCGCAGCCTCGATGACCGTCTCGCGCTACGCCAGCGAGTTCGCCGGCTCGATCGGCCGCAAGTCCGACGCCGCCGCCTCGCGCGAAGAGATCGCCAAGTCCGTCGCGACGGAAGCCAACGCCCGCCGCACCTCGGCCGAGGCCGTCAACCTCGACCAGGAACTGATCAGCATGACCACCTACCAGCAGGCCTTCGCCGCGTCCGCCCGCCTCGTCCAGGCGAGCAAGGACATGTACGACGTGCTGCTGGCCATGACCGGGAACTGA
- a CDS encoding flagellin: MNRVATSFSYSSVLDNLMKAQLKAQQANEQVSSQKVANSLKGYANSAETLLATRTIQTRVQGFLDQSETLASKLDSQNLALTQVADAAGDAKQAIMDALANNRGEALMNQLSSLFASASESLNAKFGGRYLFAGGQSETTPVTAQKLSDLTAGPVANVFKNDGLKTVSRLDETSTIQTGFLADELGTGLFTAFRDVQAYVEANGPFTGQLTTAQANFLQGMLDDFDGARTSLTNAAAANGLLQNRVEKTIESQEARKLMLDGLVGGITDANMPKAISELEKAQVAVQASAQVFNSLSQSSLLGLLK, encoded by the coding sequence ATGAACCGCGTCGCCACCAGCTTCAGCTACTCCAGCGTCCTCGACAATCTGATGAAAGCCCAGCTCAAGGCCCAGCAGGCCAACGAGCAGGTCTCCAGCCAGAAGGTCGCCAACAGCCTCAAGGGATACGCCAACAGCGCCGAGACCCTGCTGGCCACCCGCACCATCCAGACCCGGGTGCAGGGCTTCCTGGACCAGTCCGAAACCCTGGCCTCCAAGCTGGATTCCCAGAACCTGGCCCTGACCCAGGTCGCCGACGCCGCCGGCGACGCCAAGCAGGCGATCATGGACGCCTTGGCCAACAACCGCGGCGAAGCCCTGATGAACCAGCTCTCCAGCCTGTTCGCCTCGGCCAGCGAGTCCCTGAACGCCAAGTTCGGCGGGCGCTACCTGTTCGCGGGCGGCCAGTCGGAGACCACGCCGGTCACGGCCCAGAAGCTGTCGGATCTCACGGCCGGTCCGGTGGCCAACGTGTTCAAGAACGACGGCCTGAAGACGGTCAGCCGCCTCGACGAGACCTCGACGATCCAGACCGGCTTCCTGGCCGACGAACTGGGGACCGGCCTGTTCACCGCCTTCCGCGACGTCCAGGCCTATGTCGAGGCCAACGGCCCCTTCACCGGACAGTTGACCACGGCCCAGGCCAACTTCCTGCAGGGCATGCTCGACGACTTCGACGGCGCCCGCACCAGCCTGACCAACGCCGCCGCGGCCAACGGCCTGCTGCAGAACCGCGTCGAGAAGACCATCGAGAGCCAGGAAGCCCGCAAGCTGATGCTCGACGGCCTGGTCGGCGGCATCACCGACGCCAACATGCCCAAGGCGATCAGCGAGCTCGAGAAGGCCCAGGTCGCGGTCCAGGCCTCGGCCCAGGTGTTCAACTCCCTGAGCCAGAGCTCCCTGCTCGGGCTGCTGAAGTAG